Proteins from a genomic interval of Lycium ferocissimum isolate CSIRO_LF1 chromosome 2, AGI_CSIRO_Lferr_CH_V1, whole genome shotgun sequence:
- the LOC132048003 gene encoding uncharacterized protein LOC132048003, producing MASSTVNYPAITVPSRKCRIISQKPTQIRAQSNSDEGRSWHAVDAHLQVLRERIEKVKIKESLERSLACKQGWNYYSTTTASTCFDKNQKKKLDHVSQSVEFFCMVCGTLSFTILGCTLCLYLTSILVHLSL from the exons ATGGCTTCTTCAACTGTTAATTATCCAGCAATAACTGTGCCATCAAGGAAATGTAGGATTATCAGTCAAAAGCCAACACAAATCAGAGCTCAGAGCAATAGCGATGAAG GGAGATCATGGCATGCTGTTGATGCACATTTACAAGTTTTGAGGGAAAGAATAgaaaaagtgaagattaaagaaAGCTTGGAGAGATCTTTAGCGTGTAAGCAGGGTTGGAATTACTACTCAACTACTACAGCAAGTACATGTTTTGACAAGAATCAGAAGAAAAAATTAGATCATGTATCTCAAAGTGTTGAATTCTTCTGCATGGTTTGTGGGACTCTTAGCTTCACTATTCTTGGCTGCACCCTTTGCCTGTACCTGACCTCTATTTTAGTTCATTTGAGTCTTTGA